In the Arachis hypogaea cultivar Tifrunner chromosome 20, arahy.Tifrunner.gnm2.J5K5, whole genome shotgun sequence genome, CCACCCAGTGAAGCTAAAAGCAGCATTGGTTGTGAGTACCATCCTGAAAAGGACAACTTCTCTCATGTAGTAAGGATGTAAAAATCTCTTTTTCATATCTGATTGCTACAGAGTCATTTATATTCTGATATAGCTAGCTGTTTATgtgttcaaatttttaatttcccTTTGGTCATGGATATGAGGAATCCAATTCATTGTCAACTTTGTTGGAACACAATCAGAATGAGTCTAACATGTATATTCATTTTGAtacttttttttcccctttttgtaGTGAGTTCAAATGGTACAATCTTCCTGGCACTCTTCCACCTCAGATGGTTAAGCTTCCTTACCTCAGAGAAATGTATGAACTATGTACACCTTAAAATGCTCCATTAGTTATTCTATATTAAAATATAGTTACTTTAACTTCTTGATTtgttaatttaaatgaaaaaaaattctcTCATTATAGTGATCTTTCTCTCAACTACCTAAATGGTACCATCCCAAAGGAATGGGCTTCAATGAAACTGACTACAATGTAAGTTCTTATCAACTAATTAAGCTTGCATCCAACAActtgtattttttcttttaatgaatGCAACAAAATTATGCAGTGCTCTAATGGCTAATCGTTTATCGGGGGAGATTCCTAAGGAGTTGGGAAATATTACAACTCTAGTGAACCTGTAAGATTATTCTCATACATTTATCTTGTGGAGATTTACTTTGATTGAAGTCCAATAGTGTTATTTCTTTGAGCATTATTAAGGGTATAATGCATTTATCATTCTTTCACCTCAAATTAGGGACCTTGAAGCAAACCAATTATCTGGTCATGTACCCTCTCAACTTGGAAATCTGATTAACCTGCAAAGATTGTAAGACAATGaatttctatttattttctaagacCCTTGTATTTTATTGCAAAGAACAATGTTTTTATGTCATACTCCATCATGCAGGGTTCTATCATCCAATAATTTGTCTGGGACCCTACCAGAGACATTTGCTCTATTACATAATTTGACAGAGTTGTAAGTTTCTAttgatatttttctttataaaataaaTGCTGTCACTTTTATTGATAAATATCTTCTCATCATGCATTGCAGTAGGATAAGTGATAATAGTTTCAGTGGAAAAATACCCAGCTTCATTCAGAACTGGAAGCTACTTCAAAGACTGTGAGATTGCATttagctctttttttttctttttacaaaataTTCTATCTATGTGGCAAGTCTTCACAATATGCTATAAATATGTACATATTTGAAGAGAGATGCATGCAAGTGGACTGGAGGGACCAATCCCATCAAATATATCTCTTTTGAGTAATTTAACTATTTTGTAAGTAAAATTTATACTGTTAGTTTCTGTAATGTTTTCCCTCCAGTTCATCATATTTAGCTCATTGTGGTGAATATTATACAGGAGGATTAGTGACATAGATGGTCCAAGTCAGGATTTTCCAGTTTTAAGCagcatgaaaaaaatgagaagatTGTATGTTGAGTTCAATCTTCTATGGGTTTAAAGTAGATGCCACATTATCTACCATTGTTTGATTTAAACTAATCCAGTCTTTTTCATTTAGGGTTTTGAGAAACTGCAATATTACTGGAGAGATTCCTAGTGACATCTGGAAAATGGAGAATTTGAAAATGCTGTAAGACATTTGATTTCCCCTTCTTTTTTGATGCCTaaggtttttctttctttttcttttttttttttcccttcttaGTTCTTTTGTTACTGGGATCAAATTCAACTATCATAACTCTCTACCCCTTGATACATCAATAGGACATACTTTCCCATGTATATATAGATGCATACACAGACACAGACACACATAGATtggtatataaaaatattatgctCCTGCATCCTATTCATTTTTTCATACCTGATAAAATGCTGTTGTATAAGGAGATGGATCCTTTTGTCCACAAGAAATGGGACTAGTGTTTAGAGGAATCTAAAAGTTATTAAGGTAATATGCAAAGCTGTGTTAGTTTTAAAGAGTTCTGTGATAATTCTGAAGTGAAAATTCTAGTATGCTAGAATAAATAGGGGGGTAACATCAAAACATGTTCATTGATAAATGTCCATGAAAGATACATATGTATATGCCACCACAGCTtatattaacatatataattaagtGTAAAATGAAATGGTTTCcctgctttcctatttttatcattttaggCTGCATCTACTGTTTCTTGGATGCTGTTTTAAACAGCATATTCATTAACTAGTATTTGCTTTCAAGAGCAAATTACATAACGTTGCTTCATATAACTTGGTGATTCACAAGAACAAAACTTAGTAGTATACTACCATAACTGTATTTCAGAATAGTAAGCACACAAGCTTCTTAGTTTggaaatttatttcaaattttgtagGGATGTGAGTTTTAATCAGTTGGTTGGCGAAATTCCAACTATCAAACCTGCAGCACCAATGACTTTTATGTGAGTATGCTTATATAAATTTTAGAATATACTGCAGTGTTCAAATGTAAATAGTAACACTTTTTTTCCCCAGCTTCCTAACTGGCAACAAACTAACTGGTAATGTACCTGACTCAATCTTGGCGGCGGGAGGCAATGTGTATGTCTCTTAACAGTCATTTTATTGGATGAATTCTTCGCTAGTTGAATATGAATTGTGTGCATGTTGGTATGATGAAATTGTTCATTTCATTACTGATAACatctctttctcatttttcttatgCAGTGATCTTTCTTATAACAACCTTACGTGGCAAGGACCTGGGCAATCTGCTTGTCAAGATAACTTGTTAGAAATGCAAAATATTTTGAAGTATTAGTAAAGTATCTTCAAATTTGATGCTATTAGTAGTAAACTGATGATGGTTTCACCTTGTTTGAGTTTGTCAGGAATTTAAACTTAAACTTGTTCCGGAGTTCTTTGGGGACCACAAAATTGTAAGTTTTCAATTCTTTCATCTTTCAATAATTTACTGTTCAACTATGTTGCAAAATGGAGTTCTGGTGATATCATTTTTGCTCTTGATTTTCGACAGACAGGATGTTCTCCCATGTTCAAAGACCTTTAAGTGTCCTAGATGTAAGTATGGGCTCTTTAATACTTTGGAATGTTAACATGATGATCATCTCAGAAGATGCATTATCATGGATGCTCTTAGTTATTCTATGATTTTTCATTTCTATATATATGTAACTTTCAATTTAATACTGTATCAGACTCAAGCTGTTTGCATGTGAATAGTGGTGGAAAGGATGTAATGATGAAAGAAAATGGTCAAAATATCCTTTATATAGGGGATAGTGTGCCGGGTGGTACTGCTGAATATTATAATGACCTTAAAAAGCTTTGGGGGTTTAGCAGCACTGGTGACTTCATGGATGATGATGACATCCAAAATACACGTTACACCAAGACATTGTCACCTTCAAATTTGTCTGAATTATATGCAACGGCACGAGTGTCCCCTATTTCGCTCACCTATTTCCATTATTGCTTGGAAAATGGGAACTATACAGTAAAGCTCCACTTTGCAGAAATACAGTTTACTAATGATAGGACATGTAACAGTCTTGGGAAACGCTTATTCGATATCTATGTCCAGGTATCAGTCAAAATGAAGTTAATATGTTTTGTTGTCCAAATCAGGACTTAAAAAGATTGGTCTGTTTCAGGATGGACTAGTTTTGAAGGATTTTAACATTGAAGAGAAAGCACATGgtgctcaaaaaccatatatagCAACAATTCCTAATGTCAGCGTAACAGACAATATTCTAGAGATCCGACTCTACTATGCTGGCAAGGGAACTGAAAGGGTTCCTTATCCTGCAGCTTATGGTCCCCTCATATCAGCTTTCTCTATTGTTTCTAGTGAGTCATATCAGCCTAAGCAACATTTGATCACAACATCTTCACATTGAACTGGAGGCTTCATATCTAAATACTTTGACAGTATTCCCTTTTAGTGCTAGTGCATGAAAGTTTGATAAGGACAACTCGCTTatggttttcttcttttctcctgCAGATTCTAAACCTTGTTCAGTCCAAAAGAAAGCAGTGAATTATATAATAGTTGGAGTTGGATTTGGAATTACAGCTCTTTGCCTAGTCCTTATTATAGTAGGGATTCTTTGGTGGAAACACTTCTTCAAAGGAATAATTAGGACAGAAAAAGGTGAATACCTTCATTTTCACATCATTCCAAAATTCGTTCATTTAATTTGCTAGAGTGATATCTGACTTTAAGCATCTAAAATCAACCACATAGCCTTAGCATCCGGGAAGCTGGCTAAGGGATCCCGGCTTGGTAATGAAATAATGATAGACCATATGAGATATATTGCATGGTGAAGTAGGTCAGGTAGTGCAAAAGATTTCCCAAACTACAATATTTTATTTCACTGGCACACATTCATATTTTTTTGGTTGACTTATTGGACAGGTGTTGATGGACAATATAATCAGACAGGGACATATACATTAGAACAAATTAGAGCTGCCACAAATGATTTCTCTCCTGCTAACAAGATTGGGGAAGGTGGTTTTGGTCCTGTCTACAAGGTATTAAAGAGTGAACACACTTCTTGCAAGGCACACAGAATTTTGTTGTTTGGACTCAGCATGTAAAGTTCTGAATAACATTTGGATTTCAGGGTCAGTTATCCGATGGTACTTGGGTAGCGGTCAAACAGCTTTCTTCGAAGTCACGGCAGGGGAATCGTGAATTTTTAAATGAGATAGCCATGATATCTTGTTTGCAACACCCTAATCTTGTGAAACTTCATGGATTTTGCATTGAAAACAATCAACTAATGCTGGTGTATGAGTACATGGAAAATAATAGCCTGGCTCATGCTTTATTCAGTAAGTATACCAGCAGTTCAATCAACAAATTCAGCAGCAGAAATAGAAATTTTTTACAACTTCATTTTGTTCATTCTGTAGGCTCAGAGAATCAGCTTAAACTTGATTGGTCAACAAGGCATAGAATCTGTATTGGCATAGCAAAAGGTCTTGCATTTCTTCATGAAGAATCTAGACTCAAGATTGTTCATCGAGATATCAAATCTACTAATGTGTTACTGGATGGGAACTTAAACCCTAAAATATCCGATTTTGGGTTGGCTAGGCTTGATGAAGAGGAAGAGACTCACATCAGCACCAGAGTGGCAGGAACAGTGTGAGTTATCTGTCACCTGGCAATACAAAATCTGAGtaatgtttttattattatgaaCTGAATTTGTTCTTTTTTGTTTTGCAGAGGATACATGGCACCGGAATATGCATTATGGGGTCACCTGTCTTACAAGGCTGATGTATACAGTTATGGAATTGTGGTCTTGGAAATTGTCAgtggaaagaacaataaaagttACATGCCAAGTGATGATTGTCTTTGTCTTTTAGATAAGGTATTCTACTATGTTACTATCTCTTTTCCATGTTTGTCATTGTAAACCAAAACCATCTTGTTCTTTTGATAGCTATCCAATGCAAACATCAGTTTTGTATAACAAAGATAATAATTATTAACATTGCAGGCATTTCATCTTCAATCCACTGAAAACATAATGGCACTGGTTGATGAAAGGCTGGGATTAGAGGTGAACCCAACCGAAGCAGAAAACATGTTGAAAGTAGCTCTGCTGTGTACGAATGTATCGCCGTCTCTTAGGCCTACAATGTCAGAGGTTGTGAACATGCTTGAAGAAAAAACTAGCATCCCAGATGTTGTACCGGAATCTTTTTTTCGTGAAGATTTAAGGTTTAGAGCCATAAGAGACATCTATCAACACGGTGAAAATCAAAGTTTGTCTTCAAGCAAAACAGGCAGTTTAATAGGATATTTTGTACCTACTTCTTCCTCAGTCTCTGGCAATGACATGCATGaaatatgctcaaaatcataGGGAAGCACAATTTTAATGATCAATAGTTTAGGCTTTTTTAGCATATAGAAGACTTGCATTTGGCCATTTTTCACTCTAGTATAAACTTGTGTATAGGATGAATACTGCATTTGAAATCTTCAATATTGTTCTAGTATATTTTTGTCTAAagaaaacattaactttcaaaattaTAAACTACAAACTATTTTCATTGACACAAATATTAAAAGACACATTCAAATTACAAAAAGTGCTCCATTCCAAGAAAGGCCAACATATCTAATCACCATATGTTCCAATCCTAACCATAAGATTTCCAACCGTTTCTTTGGATTCCCTGAGCACCTTGACACTCCTATTCAGCTTGTCACGCTTCCCTGCAATGGAAGGTGACTCCTCCAGCAGCCTTTCAATTCCACCACCCTTTGGTGACATCAAGTCATGAACAATTTCTTTTTCCAGGTCTTTGTTCACAAGATTGTGGATACTTAGCATCAAATGCATCGCAATGCTATCAATGAACCTCTTCTGTACGATCCTCCAGTAAGCAATCATCCTCACTTTTAAGTCAAAAGCTTGAGTAAGCATACTGGAATATTGCTTCAGATGAGCAACATCGATTTCTCCAACACCTTCAAGCTTCACCTTTGAAGTCTGATTATTCTGATGATCCAAAACAGCTTTTACAAAACCATCTTGCTGCAAAATCAACTTCTTGTACTCTCCAATGAACTCAGGGTTGCAGGTATAATCAGTCAGCTTCTCCATTTCAACAACAACCAAGACATGCTTAATAGAACTCTCTTTCATCTTGGAGATAAGAGACTGGCCGGCACGCCGTGTAGAAACCTGAAGCTGATAATAACTCTCACAATGACGCATCAAAACAGAACTCACAACAGTTTCCAAATATTCCCACACATTACGAACAAAATCAATTGGCATGTGAGCAATTGCCTTAACCTTCCTCTGATGTATTGATAGAAAAGCAGTTCTTGGCATGAAGTTGGGCAAACCAATCCATTTAGCTTCTTGCAGCTCCCTAATCTCGTCCATGAGAAAATCTTTCGTGGCCTCTTTTTCAGAGAACTTTTGAAGATCATTAGAGTATGAATCCAGCAAATCAACTAACCTTGCAGTGCAGTGCATATTCTTTTCATCAGGGTACTCATCAAACTCCCCTCTCAGAAGAATCTTCCTCAATGACTCTTTGGATAAACCAATGATATGCATAAATGCAGTCATAGCATCAGCAACACAAGTCAGATTCACAGGCAACTTATCCAACTCAGATAAATTGTAAGTCAGCTTCTCATtgattttctttacaatttctggTAGAGTTTTGGATATGATCATGCCTTGAACCTGAACTAGCCTCTGTGCCAGAACAGGAACACCAACAATGGATTTGTCAATCTTTGAAAGCATTGGATGAGACTCAAAAAGCCTCTCTTCTTCAATCCTCGCCTCCTCATAAGATTCATCGCCAATCCTGTTCCTGACACAGACATAACCAAGACCAATGTTAACATCATCAGCAGTTACCTTCTCCAACAAGCCTTCAGGAGACTTATCAGCTTTTGTTACAACAGCCAAGGTTCTCAAACCAGTTTTATCCACAGACTGAGACATTCTTATGGATTCACAAGTAGTAAAATCAACGGTAGCAGAAAGAACATTCAGAATAATGCTCTCTTCAGGCTTAATATACTCCATGATAATATCCTTGATCTGATCATAGATATTTTCAGGCTGGCCATGAACAGGAACCCTAGTAATACCAGGAAGATCCACCATTGTCAAGTCAGGAACACCATTTTTCTTCACCACCAATGTCAAAGGGGTGTTTGATATCCCTTTGCCATTTCCAGCAAGTTCTTCAGTGGCAATGTTGATAGCATCAGACACATTGTCTTCATCTGTTGAGATGCTCTTGCCATTGAACTCAAGCATGAGTTCAGGATTTGAAAGATGACTTTGGAGCCTCATAACAAGAGGAACCCTGGTGCATATGCCTTGGCCACGTGGCAAGCTGATGCCAGCAAGAGATTCAAGCACACTAGACTTGCCAGAACTTTGatcaccaacaacaacaatggttgGAAGCTGAATCCCTTCCTTGGCAATGTTGAGTCTCCTGAGATTCTCAACAGCATCAAGAATAGGACGAATCTTCTCATTGTAGGATGAGACAATAGGAGCAATAATAGTTGAAACAGGTTCAGGGTTTTCTCCATGTACTACTGCAAGTGAGTCATCTTTGTTGGTTCTCCTGGTTTTCTTTGCTGTTCCCACCATATTAGTTTCTCTCAAGTGTAAACAAAATGGTTATGGTAAAATGAGATGCGAGTAGTGGGGATAAGGAACAAGTGTGTGTATTTATACGTAGGGAGAGTGAGTGAGGGAAGATGCATGGAATAAATGGCGTTTGGTttatcaaagaaaaagggaattgaAGCATGCAAAGTTTTTAAGGGGAATTGGAGTTACAGTTGAAATGCTGCTGCTATTGCTTGGGCTCTTCACCAAAATTAATTTCAAGGGGAATTGCACTTCTACTTTCATTTATTTTCACACGGTTTTCTATATACACAAAGTCTAAGGAGTCGGTGTTTTCATTAACTAGCAGAAAAAAATGTGTAATTT is a window encoding:
- the LOC112735002 gene encoding probable LRR receptor-like serine/threonine-protein kinase RFK1 isoform X8, whose product is MVKLPYLREIDLSLNYLNGTIPKEWASMKLTTIALMANRLSGEIPKELGNITTLVNLDLEANQLSGHVPSQLGNLINLQRLVLSSNNLSGTLPETFALLHNLTEFRISDNSFSGKIPSFIQNWKLLQRLVLRNCNITGEIPSDIWKMENLKMLDVSFNQLVGEIPTIKPAAPMTFIFLTGNKLTGNVPDSILAAGGNVDLSYNNLTWQGPGQSACQDNLNLNLNLFRSSLGTTKLQDVLPCSKTFKCPRYSSCLHVNSGGKDVMMKENGQNILYIGDSVPGGTAEYYNDLKKLWGFSSTGDFMDDDDIQNTRYTKTLSPSNLSELYATARVSPISLTYFHYCLENGNYTVKLHFAEIQFTNDRTCNSLGKRLFDIYVQDGLVLKDFNIEEKAHGAQKPYIATIPNVSVTDNILEIRLYYAGKGTERVPYPAAYGPLISAFSIVSNSKPCSVQKKAVNYIIVGVGFGITALCLVLIIVGILWWKHFFKGIIRTEKGVDGQYNQTGTYTLEQIRAATNDFSPANKIGEGGFGPVYKGQLSDGTWVAVKQLSSKSRQGNREFLNEIAMISCLQHPNLVKLHGFCIENNQLMLVYEYMENNSLAHALFSSENQLKLDWSTRHRICIGIAKGLAFLHEESRLKIVHRDIKSTNVLLDGNLNPKISDFGLARLDEEEETHISTRVAGTVGYMAPEYALWGHLSYKADVYSYGIVVLEIVSGKNNKSYMPSDDCLCLLDKAFHLQSTENIMALVDERLGLEVNPTEAENMLKVALLCTNVSPSLRPTMSEVVNMLEEKTSIPDVVPESFFREDLRFRAIRDIYQHGENQSLSSSKTGSLIGYFVPTSSSVSGNDMHEICSKS
- the LOC112735002 gene encoding probable LRR receptor-like serine/threonine-protein kinase RFK1 isoform X6, with amino-acid sequence MVKLPYLREIDLSLNYLNGTIPKEWASMKLTTIALMANRLSGEIPKELGNITTLVNLDLEANQLSGHVPSQLGNLINLQRLVLSSNNLSGTLPETFALLHNLTEFRISDNSFSGKIPSFIQNWKLLQRLEMHASGLEGPIPSNISLLSNLTILRISDIDGPSQDFPVLSSMKKMRRLVLRNCNITGEIPSDIWKMENLKMLDVSFNQLVGEIPTIKPAAPMTFIFLTGNKLTGNVPDSILAAGGNVDLSYNNLTWQGPGQSACQDNLNLNLNLFRSSLGTTKLQDVLPCSKTFKCPRYSSCLHVNSGGKDVMMKENGQNILYIGDSVPGGTAEYYNDLKKLWGFSSTGDFMDDDDIQNTRYTKTLSPSNLSELYATARVSPISLTYFHYCLENGNYTVKLHFAEIQFTNDRTCNSLGKRLFDIYVQDGLVLKDFNIEEKAHGAQKPYIATIPNVSVTDNILEIRLYYAGKGTERVPYPAAYGPLISAFSIVSNSKPCSVQKKAVNYIIVGVGFGITALCLVLIIVGILWWKHFFKGIIRTEKGVDGQYNQTGTYTLEQIRAATNDFSPANKIGEGGFGPVYKGQLSDGTWVAVKQLSSKSRQGNREFLNEIAMISCLQHPNLVKLHGFCIENNQLMLVYEYMENNSLAHALFSSENQLKLDWSTRHRICIGIAKGLAFLHEESRLKIVHRDIKSTNVLLDGNLNPKISDFGLARLDEEEETHISTRVAGTVGYMAPEYALWGHLSYKADVYSYGIVVLEIVSGKNNKSYMPSDDCLCLLDKAFHLQSTENIMALVDERLGLEVNPTEAENMLKVALLCTNVSPSLRPTMSEVVNMLEEKTSIPDVVPESFFREDLRFRAIRDIYQHGENQSLSSSKTGSLIGYFVPTSSSVSGNDMHEICSKS